One segment of Vicinamibacterales bacterium DNA contains the following:
- a CDS encoding DUF5916 domain-containing protein, translating into MRVSPILVLVAAGLASLGAGRVSAQPAPARPAQAAPGPPPPTLPETIARDDQGRATVRAVRVTTPMRIDGRLDEAAYSRVQPASGFIQMEPDAGQPASEKTEVWVFYDDDNVYVAFRAWESEPGRRIANEMRRDSNNIRQGDSVEFAFDTFRDRRNAILFEANPLGGRTELQSVNERQFNPDWNPVWSLKAGTFEGGWTIEAAVPFKSIRYGPGNVQDWGFQARRSVKAKNEIAYLTKLPPSLGLGRADFSASLYASLVGLEAPKVTGTFEVKPYAIADLTSDNTSTPKRTNDVSGDLGVDAKYGITKNLTLDLTYNTDFAQVEGDEQQVNLTRFSLFFPEKRDFFLENQGLFTFGNNSFSGGAAANTSDLPLLFYSRRLGLSGSREVPILGGGRLTGRVGRYSIGMVNMQTRADAAANAAATNFSVVRVKRDILRRSSIGVLATARSKAQTLPGSNQVYGVDGTFAFFNNLTFATYVAKSVSDRVTSADMSYRAQMEYGGDRYGVQLERLSIDRDFNPEVGFLRRADIRKNYAQLRFSPRPRRSRRVRKVSNIAQFTYLEDSAGRLSTRIADGEVAVEFQNSDRLSVGLNDDYELITRAFTLVPGARVPIGGYRFTTARVGYNMGQQRRLSGNVLVEKGSFYGGNRTAVTFNRSRINVTSQLSIEPNISVNWLDLPAGAFVNRLAGSRVTYTATPLLFASALVQYNSSTHAVSANVRLRWEYRPGSELFVVFNQERDSDARLGAPGLLNQALIVKVNRFLRF; encoded by the coding sequence ATGCGCGTGAGCCCGATCCTCGTCTTGGTCGCGGCCGGACTCGCGAGCCTTGGCGCCGGCCGGGTCTCCGCCCAACCGGCGCCGGCCCGCCCGGCTCAAGCCGCGCCGGGTCCGCCTCCTCCCACGCTGCCAGAGACGATCGCGCGCGATGACCAGGGGCGCGCCACCGTGCGCGCGGTGCGTGTCACGACGCCCATGCGCATCGACGGGCGGCTCGACGAGGCGGCCTACAGCCGCGTGCAACCCGCGTCCGGCTTCATTCAGATGGAGCCGGACGCGGGTCAGCCCGCCAGTGAGAAGACCGAGGTCTGGGTCTTCTACGACGACGACAACGTGTATGTCGCCTTCAGAGCGTGGGAAAGCGAGCCTGGCCGCCGCATCGCCAACGAGATGCGGCGCGACAGCAACAACATCCGCCAGGGCGACTCGGTCGAGTTTGCCTTCGACACATTCCGGGATCGCCGCAACGCCATCTTGTTCGAGGCCAATCCACTGGGGGGACGGACGGAACTGCAGAGCGTGAACGAGCGCCAGTTCAACCCAGACTGGAACCCGGTGTGGAGCCTCAAAGCGGGCACCTTCGAGGGTGGTTGGACCATCGAGGCCGCCGTGCCATTCAAGTCGATTCGCTACGGACCCGGCAACGTGCAGGATTGGGGGTTCCAAGCCCGCCGCTCGGTCAAGGCCAAGAACGAGATTGCCTACCTGACCAAGCTGCCGCCGTCGCTTGGGCTGGGCCGCGCCGACTTCTCGGCATCGCTGTACGCGAGTCTGGTTGGGCTCGAAGCGCCGAAGGTCACTGGCACCTTCGAAGTGAAGCCATACGCCATTGCCGATCTCACGTCGGATAACACGTCGACGCCGAAGCGCACGAACGACGTCAGCGGCGACCTCGGCGTTGACGCGAAGTACGGCATCACGAAGAACCTCACCCTGGATCTCACCTACAACACCGACTTCGCGCAGGTGGAAGGCGACGAGCAGCAAGTGAACCTCACACGCTTCAGCCTGTTCTTTCCTGAGAAGCGCGACTTCTTCCTCGAAAATCAGGGTCTGTTTACCTTCGGCAACAACAGCTTCTCCGGGGGCGCCGCCGCCAACACCTCCGACCTGCCGTTGCTGTTCTACAGTCGCCGGCTGGGCCTGTCGGGCAGCCGCGAGGTGCCGATCCTGGGCGGCGGACGCCTGACCGGGCGCGTCGGCCGCTACTCGATTGGCATGGTCAACATGCAGACCAGAGCAGATGCCGCGGCAAACGCGGCCGCCACGAATTTCTCGGTCGTCCGGGTGAAGCGAGACATCCTGCGCCGGAGCAGTATCGGCGTGCTGGCCACGGCGCGGTCGAAGGCGCAGACGCTACCTGGGTCGAACCAGGTCTACGGCGTGGATGGCACGTTTGCCTTTTTCAACAACCTCACGTTTGCCACCTACGTCGCCAAGAGCGTGTCCGACCGCGTCACCTCCGCCGACATGAGCTATCGCGCGCAGATGGAGTACGGCGGCGATCGCTACGGTGTTCAGCTGGAACGCCTGTCGATCGATCGGGACTTCAATCCCGAAGTCGGCTTCCTGCGGCGGGCCGACATCCGCAAGAACTACGCGCAACTGCGCTTCAGCCCTCGCCCGAGGAGGAGCAGGCGCGTCCGCAAGGTCTCGAACATCGCGCAGTTCACCTACCTCGAGGACAGCGCCGGCCGGCTCAGCACGCGCATTGCCGACGGCGAAGTCGCGGTCGAGTTTCAGAACAGCGACCGGCTGAGCGTGGGCCTGAACGACGACTACGAGCTCATCACCCGCGCGTTCACGCTGGTGCCGGGCGCACGCGTGCCGATTGGCGGCTACCGGTTCACGACGGCCCGCGTCGGCTACAACATGGGGCAGCAGCGGCGCCTGAGCGGCAACGTGCTCGTCGAGAAGGGCTCGTTCTATGGCGGCAACCGCACGGCGGTCACCTTCAATCGGTCGCGGATCAATGTCACGTCGCAGCTCTCGATCGAGCCGAATATCTCGGTGAACTGGCTCGACCTGCCGGCCGGTGCGTTTGTGAACCGGCTGGCGGGGTCGCGCGTCACCTATACCGCGACGCCGCTGCTCTTTGCGAGCGCGCTCGTGCAGTACAACTCGAGCACGCATGCGGTCAGCGCGAACGTCCGTCTGCGCTGGGAATACCGTCCTGGCAGTGAGCTCTTCGTGGTGTTCAACCAGGAACGAGACAGCGATGCGCGGCTGGGCGCGCCCGGCCTGCTGAACCAGGCCTTGATCGTGAAGGTCAACCGGTTCCTCCGCTTCTAA
- a CDS encoding DUF1684 domain-containing protein encodes MALGCSSEPTSAGGYVNIIHSERAAKDAALRDASEPIPEALKPTLLPLKYYAVDERCDIPAAMTPFSGALPQSMVYSDGAVRKVRRVGTLRFRLNGRALELNAFVEVGASEQDLFVPFGDLTNGTETYPAGRMLDVRRTVTDLYDLDFNKAYNPSCYYNPAYSCPIPPRENRLAVAVTAGEHVNPRHP; translated from the coding sequence GTGGCACTCGGGTGTTCTTCGGAGCCCACGTCGGCCGGAGGCTACGTCAATATTATCCACTCTGAACGCGCCGCCAAGGACGCCGCGCTTCGCGATGCGTCAGAGCCTATTCCGGAAGCCCTCAAGCCCACCCTGTTACCACTTAAATACTACGCGGTAGACGAACGGTGCGATATCCCGGCAGCGATGACTCCTTTCAGCGGCGCCCTTCCGCAATCGATGGTTTACTCGGACGGCGCGGTGAGAAAAGTTCGGCGCGTCGGCACACTCCGGTTTCGACTAAATGGGCGGGCGCTTGAACTGAATGCATTCGTAGAAGTTGGTGCCTCCGAGCAGGACCTGTTCGTCCCTTTCGGCGACCTTACGAACGGCACCGAGACCTACCCGGCAGGTCGAATGTTAGATGTCAGGCGCACCGTGACTGATCTCTACGATTTGGACTTCAATAAAGCGTATAACCCCAGCTGCTACTACAATCCGGCTTACTCTTGTCCGATTCCGCCCAGGGAGAACCGGCTAGCGGTTGCTGTGACCGCGGGCGAACACGTCAACCCTAGGCACCCGTAG
- a CDS encoding pentapeptide repeat-containing protein, with the protein MRKSPSQIWLITALCGALASIALHSAGAANPDHVATFKKTLRCPGCDLSQASLMGIQAPNAQLQNADLSHADLYGGSLRNADLSGAILNGTNLEMVDLTGAIGAVLEPAKTDSRTTCPDGTGGPCS; encoded by the coding sequence ATGCGGAAATCGCCTTCGCAGATCTGGTTGATCACCGCGTTGTGCGGCGCACTCGCTTCCATCGCCCTTCACAGCGCGGGCGCGGCCAATCCGGACCATGTTGCGACCTTCAAGAAAACCCTCCGGTGCCCTGGCTGTGATCTCTCGCAGGCCAGTCTCATGGGCATTCAGGCGCCCAACGCCCAACTGCAAAACGCGGACTTGAGCCACGCCGATCTGTACGGCGGGAGTTTGCGGAACGCGGACCTGAGCGGCGCGATTCTGAATGGCACCAACCTGGAGATGGTAGACCTCACCGGCGCGATCGGCGCGGTCCTCGAGCCCGCGAAGACCGATAGCCGGACCACCTGTCCGGATGGCACTGGAGGTCCCTGCAGTTAA
- a CDS encoding PadR family transcriptional regulator, protein MSAKRSGGELVQGTLDLLILKALSQEPMHGWGIARSIELQSRSVLRIEEGSLYPALRRLERDGFVTGKWAISDNNRRARYYALTARGRRRLQSEQERWCAVVRAMSLVLES, encoded by the coding sequence ATGAGTGCAAAACGATCGGGCGGTGAGCTGGTGCAAGGCACTCTGGACTTACTGATTCTCAAGGCTCTGTCACAGGAACCGATGCACGGTTGGGGCATTGCCCGGTCAATCGAACTCCAATCACGATCCGTGCTCCGGATCGAAGAAGGTTCGCTCTACCCGGCCCTCCGGCGACTGGAGCGCGACGGATTCGTTACCGGCAAGTGGGCGATCTCCGATAACAATCGCCGCGCCAGGTATTACGCGCTGACCGCACGCGGTCGTCGTCGACTCCAAAGTGAACAAGAGCGCTGGTGCGCCGTCGTTCGAGCGATGTCCCTCGTGCTGGAGTCTTGA
- a CDS encoding tetratricopeptide repeat protein: protein MAISRVSLSTFAQSMRSDIAGGKVIFLAGAGISMIPPSAFPSGFALKDLAVEALCTTRDLRRALNRARRNPRYATITPEIVFQRFHASLAQGSIRPFFNIFNCGVPNDVHKALAGFARAGSVLYTTNFDMLFEAAGAPRKRVEHLHGAVSRPASLVARIHQVRLGLPHKVEADFKRRLAGRTLCVLGYSGNDEEVRRAVTSSGLKRILWLTRDSNDWAWTNVPRYADRHPVQVANGDLCSLLTVSPASTLSISVNRQNVETRQRIIAEWAQGTRLVDRYACISELMFELDDFRGAYSISKRALEIARGTELAGWFRIQMADALKIMGQFAKAERLVRQAIRINNRLNDPYEIAGAYNNFGVFLTEKERPEPRRALPLLQRAVDACESVDLRKVDARRREGLKLVRGRALNNLGLTHETLRNYEIALDFYRKSLAAKCNVGDVLGEAKTLGNICIVEAIMNDPNAAESRERAFALMDKYELWSQKAYVLRRLGKFACDQERTVDGRRLLKEALDLYRSIGAMDFDKKLTEAALRGCC, encoded by the coding sequence GTGGCAATCAGCAGAGTAAGCCTCTCAACCTTCGCGCAATCAATGCGCTCTGATATCGCAGGCGGCAAAGTCATCTTTCTCGCTGGGGCCGGTATTTCGATGATTCCGCCTTCGGCATTTCCCTCGGGTTTCGCGCTTAAGGATCTAGCGGTCGAGGCGTTGTGCACTACGCGCGACCTGAGACGAGCACTGAATAGAGCAAGGCGGAATCCTCGTTACGCTACGATCACGCCGGAAATCGTGTTTCAACGGTTTCATGCATCCTTAGCGCAGGGGTCAATCCGGCCGTTTTTTAACATCTTCAATTGTGGCGTGCCCAATGACGTCCACAAAGCTCTAGCCGGCTTCGCGCGGGCCGGAAGTGTCCTCTACACGACAAATTTTGACATGTTGTTTGAGGCTGCCGGTGCGCCCCGCAAACGTGTCGAACACCTGCATGGAGCTGTATCGAGACCAGCGAGCCTGGTCGCCAGGATTCATCAAGTTCGGCTGGGGTTACCCCATAAGGTTGAAGCCGACTTCAAGAGACGGCTGGCGGGCCGGACATTGTGTGTCCTTGGTTACTCTGGCAACGACGAGGAGGTCCGACGAGCAGTGACCTCAAGTGGACTCAAGCGAATCCTGTGGCTAACACGCGACTCGAACGACTGGGCTTGGACAAATGTGCCGCGTTACGCAGACCGCCATCCAGTTCAAGTCGCCAACGGCGACCTTTGCTCACTCCTGACTGTATCGCCGGCGTCGACGTTGAGCATCTCCGTGAATCGACAAAACGTAGAGACGCGGCAGCGCATCATTGCTGAATGGGCGCAAGGCACCAGACTGGTCGACCGTTATGCATGCATCAGCGAGCTTATGTTCGAGCTGGATGACTTTCGAGGAGCCTACTCGATTTCCAAGCGAGCTTTGGAAATCGCTCGCGGAACTGAGTTGGCGGGATGGTTTCGTATTCAGATGGCCGACGCACTAAAGATCATGGGGCAATTCGCTAAGGCGGAAAGACTCGTCCGCCAGGCAATTCGCATCAACAACCGGCTGAACGACCCATATGAGATCGCGGGCGCCTACAACAATTTCGGCGTGTTCTTGACTGAAAAGGAGCGACCCGAACCACGACGGGCGCTACCGCTTCTTCAGCGAGCGGTTGATGCATGCGAGAGTGTTGATTTGCGTAAGGTGGACGCTCGGCGTCGCGAAGGTCTGAAGTTGGTTCGAGGACGAGCTCTCAACAACTTGGGCTTGACGCATGAGACGTTGAGGAACTACGAAATTGCTCTAGATTTCTATAGGAAATCGCTAGCAGCGAAGTGCAATGTTGGTGATGTGCTGGGTGAAGCAAAGACGCTCGGCAATATCTGTATCGTCGAGGCGATCATGAACGATCCAAATGCGGCTGAGTCAAGGGAGCGTGCGTTTGCATTGATGGATAAGTATGAGCTCTGGTCGCAGAAGGCTTACGTTCTCAGGCGGCTCGGCAAGTTCGCATGCGACCAGGAACGAACTGTCGACGGCCGACGGCTTCTGAAGGAAGCGCTAGATCTGTATCGCTCAATCGGTGCTATGGACTTTGACAAAAAACTAACCGAGGCTGCATTACGGGGCTGTTGCTGA
- a CDS encoding TonB-dependent receptor, giving the protein MIRKAPASAFWAVCAAALLAASPLSLHAQSSTGSLRGVVKDAQGVIPGVTVALVNESTTISRETVTNASGEYSFPAIEPSTYTVKAAVTGFRSFERKGVRIGTQQNVGLEIVLEVGTLEETITVTADAPLIESTNASVGGVIDSAALEAIPSSGRSVFLMATLEPTVQASGNAHWNRMQDQVGNSAVSMGGGPVRANNFLVDGFPVTDLQNRASTNPSMEAVQEMKVQVHTYDAEMGRTGGGVMNMSARSGGNEWRGSAYGVLRPESLVEQLLIPKLQKQPNVPEYWRNGGGGGGGPIIKNKTFFWVAGEKYVNNQPQQNSFLLPTTAERNGDFSGLLRNGQPVTIRDPLTGQAFPGNQIPANRIDPVGAKILGYFPKPDSEVDNGASNFSMTDLLPNQAYQITTKVNHQFNSSIALSGFVLRQVTHEANSNYNPENKFVGGSYQLDRVIGTFVINNTYVLNNSTVLTLRGGYNSFDDNYNLPFEFDAKALWNNPALTGQFSDTNRFPTTAITDYKGTGWTQRQANGYYQYGVNGTLSKLSGSHSYKFGGDYRVLGVRSLNYGASTGTYTFTGTYSGNAAADVLLGYPQSGNVPLNTELDGFVNYYAAYAQDDWRINDKFTLNFGIRLESETGMREKNNNMTVDFAKTTASPLDSLVNVLDPITGARRQIMGGLVYAGEGGAATEQGNQPAVKIAPRIGAVYSFSPKTVLRAGWGLYYSPWNYPAAGTNGWGQIGYSATTEIIQPQGTGAVPTISLSNPFPGGLVQPSGSSLGLLTGAGGEIRYIDPTKGAPRVQQYSFDLQREMPWGISVSVGYAGLTGSNMSWGGSSNATININQLDPKYQTSGINTLQQVPNPFFGVAAAGQFSRQSTIQRGQLLRPYPQFGDVLMMQSTGAHSQYHAGIFQIRKRSTGIWGGNFSYTYSRLKDNQFGEGNYYTSAPGLQNNYTVVPDSPYYNPDQEYGLSLLDSPHKIVVAPTLNLPFGEGQKYLADSRVADIFLGGWSITPVITFSSGFPMGVSQNQTSTGFLLGNNLRPNLVPGQDFLVPGDITDRITASPTDNLYLNGRAFVAVAANQFGNAPRTLPGVYSPWRNNVDLSVSKNIKTGGRTSLSARIEVLNMLNLVQWAAPASSAFGNASFGQIRNQANNMRMVQFTFRLQF; this is encoded by the coding sequence ATGATCCGAAAGGCTCCCGCGTCAGCGTTTTGGGCGGTGTGCGCCGCGGCGCTGCTGGCGGCTTCACCTCTCAGCTTGCATGCCCAGTCGTCCACAGGCAGCCTGCGCGGCGTCGTCAAGGATGCCCAGGGCGTGATTCCCGGCGTGACCGTCGCGCTGGTAAACGAATCGACCACCATCTCGCGGGAGACCGTGACCAACGCGTCGGGTGAATACTCGTTCCCGGCCATTGAGCCGTCGACCTACACCGTCAAGGCGGCCGTGACCGGCTTCCGGTCGTTCGAGCGCAAGGGCGTGCGCATTGGCACGCAGCAGAACGTCGGCCTGGAGATCGTGCTGGAAGTGGGCACGCTCGAAGAGACCATCACCGTGACGGCCGACGCCCCGCTGATCGAATCCACCAACGCCTCGGTGGGCGGCGTGATCGACAGCGCGGCGCTCGAGGCGATTCCCAGCTCCGGCCGCAGTGTGTTCCTGATGGCGACGCTGGAGCCCACCGTGCAGGCCAGCGGTAACGCGCATTGGAACCGCATGCAGGACCAGGTGGGCAACTCGGCCGTCTCGATGGGCGGCGGCCCGGTCCGCGCCAACAACTTCCTGGTGGACGGCTTCCCCGTGACCGACCTCCAGAACCGCGCCTCGACCAACCCGTCGATGGAAGCGGTGCAGGAGATGAAGGTCCAGGTCCACACCTACGACGCCGAGATGGGCCGCACCGGCGGCGGCGTGATGAACATGTCCGCGCGCTCGGGCGGCAACGAGTGGCGCGGCTCGGCCTACGGGGTGCTCCGGCCCGAATCGCTGGTGGAGCAGCTGCTCATTCCCAAACTCCAGAAACAGCCGAACGTGCCGGAGTACTGGCGCAACGGCGGCGGCGGCGGCGGCGGCCCGATCATCAAGAACAAGACCTTCTTCTGGGTGGCGGGCGAGAAGTACGTCAACAATCAGCCGCAGCAGAACTCGTTTCTCCTGCCGACAACGGCGGAGCGCAACGGTGACTTCTCCGGCCTGCTGCGCAACGGTCAGCCGGTGACCATCCGTGACCCGCTCACGGGGCAGGCGTTTCCCGGCAACCAGATCCCGGCCAACCGCATCGATCCGGTCGGCGCGAAAATCCTGGGGTACTTTCCCAAGCCCGACTCGGAAGTGGACAACGGCGCGTCGAATTTCAGCATGACCGACCTGTTGCCGAACCAGGCGTACCAGATCACCACCAAGGTGAACCACCAGTTCAACAGCTCGATCGCGTTGAGCGGGTTCGTCCTGCGCCAGGTGACGCACGAGGCCAACTCCAACTACAACCCCGAGAACAAGTTCGTCGGGGGCAGCTACCAGCTCGATCGCGTGATTGGCACGTTCGTGATCAACAACACCTACGTCCTGAACAACTCCACCGTGCTGACGCTACGCGGCGGCTACAACAGCTTCGACGACAACTACAACCTGCCGTTCGAGTTCGACGCCAAGGCGCTGTGGAACAACCCCGCGCTGACCGGCCAGTTCTCCGACACCAACCGCTTCCCGACGACGGCGATCACCGACTACAAGGGCACGGGCTGGACCCAGCGGCAGGCGAACGGCTACTACCAGTACGGCGTCAACGGCACGCTGAGCAAGCTGTCGGGCTCGCACAGTTACAAGTTCGGTGGCGACTACCGCGTGCTCGGCGTCCGCTCGCTCAACTACGGCGCCTCCACGGGCACCTACACCTTCACCGGCACCTACAGCGGCAACGCCGCCGCTGACGTGCTGCTGGGCTATCCGCAGAGCGGCAACGTGCCCCTCAACACGGAGCTCGACGGCTTCGTGAACTACTACGCCGCCTACGCGCAGGACGACTGGCGCATCAACGACAAATTCACGCTGAACTTCGGCATCCGCCTGGAGAGCGAAACGGGCATGCGGGAGAAGAACAACAACATGACGGTGGACTTCGCCAAGACCACGGCGAGCCCGCTCGACTCGCTGGTGAACGTCCTCGATCCGATTACCGGCGCGCGCCGGCAGATCATGGGCGGCCTGGTCTACGCCGGCGAGGGCGGCGCGGCCACCGAGCAGGGCAACCAGCCGGCCGTGAAGATCGCGCCCCGCATCGGCGCGGTCTACAGCTTCAGCCCGAAGACGGTGCTCCGCGCCGGGTGGGGGCTCTACTACTCGCCGTGGAACTATCCGGCGGCCGGCACCAACGGCTGGGGTCAGATCGGCTACTCGGCCACCACCGAGATCATCCAGCCGCAGGGGACCGGCGCGGTGCCGACCATCTCGCTGAGCAACCCGTTCCCGGGCGGGCTCGTGCAACCGAGCGGCAGCAGCCTGGGCTTGCTCACCGGCGCCGGCGGAGAAATCCGCTACATCGATCCCACCAAAGGCGCACCGCGCGTCCAGCAGTACTCGTTCGACCTCCAGCGTGAGATGCCCTGGGGCATCAGCGTTTCGGTGGGCTACGCCGGCCTCACCGGCTCGAACATGAGCTGGGGCGGCTCGAGCAACGCCACCATCAACATCAACCAGCTCGATCCGAAGTACCAGACCTCCGGCATCAACACGCTGCAGCAGGTGCCCAACCCGTTCTTCGGGGTGGCCGCGGCCGGCCAGTTCTCGCGGCAGTCCACGATCCAGCGGGGGCAGCTCCTGCGTCCGTACCCGCAGTTCGGCGACGTCCTGATGATGCAGTCGACCGGAGCGCACTCGCAGTACCACGCCGGCATCTTCCAGATCCGCAAGCGCAGCACCGGCATCTGGGGCGGCAACTTCAGCTACACCTACAGCCGGCTGAAAGACAACCAGTTCGGGGAGGGCAACTACTACACGAGCGCGCCCGGCCTGCAGAACAACTACACCGTGGTGCCCGACTCGCCGTACTACAACCCGGACCAGGAGTACGGCCTGAGCCTTCTCGATTCTCCGCACAAGATCGTCGTCGCGCCGACGCTGAACCTGCCCTTTGGCGAAGGCCAGAAGTACCTGGCCGACAGCCGCGTCGCCGACATATTTCTTGGCGGATGGTCGATTACGCCGGTGATCACCTTCTCGAGCGGATTCCCGATGGGCGTCAGCCAGAACCAGACTTCGACGGGGTTCCTGCTTGGTAACAACCTGCGGCCGAACCTCGTGCCCGGACAAGACTTCCTCGTCCCCGGCGACATCACCGACCGCATCACTGCCAGCCCCACTGACAACCTGTACTTGAACGGGAGGGCTTTCGTCGCCGTGGCGGCCAACCAGTTCGGCAACGCGCCGCGCACGCTGCCGGGCGTCTACTCGCCCTGGCGGAACAACGTGGACCTGTCGGTGAGCAAGAACATCAAGACCGGCGGCCGCACCTCGCTATCGGCGCGCATCGAGGTCCTGAACATGCTGAACCTCGTGCAGTGGGCCGCGCCGGCCAGCTCGGCGTTCGGTAACGCCTCGTTCGGCCAGATCAGGAATCAGGCGAACAACATGCGGATGGTGCAGTTCACGTTCCGGCTTCAGTTCTGA
- a CDS encoding site-specific integrase gives MAAATIHEWEAAKEIGGRRQEVPTIKQALQKYFDDVEARHLAPSTVRKRRELLEGKLLPYCETKGFSRLKDLNVDALRSFRKTWKFSAISAVKRLEYLRGFMRFCEESEWIERNPARAIKPPKVTQSPTLPFEEQDVKRALEAADKLAEWGSFGPKVKAMVLLLRYSGLRLQDAACLERSRLTGDKLFLYTQKTGTPVYCPLPPEVTKALGALVNERAEYFFWDGKSERETTVKSWNRVFQKLFSTTDPPVVGGHAHRFRDTFAISLLLKGVELSHVSILLGHSSVKVTERHYSPWVRARQEQLEADVRLTWEPTPSLRHRKKATGTPSVKQGRAKPASRTQSIH, from the coding sequence GTGGCCGCCGCAACGATTCACGAATGGGAGGCGGCGAAAGAGATCGGCGGCAGGAGGCAAGAAGTCCCGACGATCAAACAGGCGCTTCAGAAATATTTTGACGACGTCGAGGCCCGCCACCTCGCACCCTCGACCGTCCGAAAGCGCCGCGAGCTGCTCGAAGGAAAGCTGCTTCCTTATTGCGAAACGAAAGGTTTCAGCCGGCTCAAAGACCTAAACGTGGATGCGCTTCGCAGTTTTCGCAAGACCTGGAAGTTCTCCGCGATTTCGGCGGTCAAGAGGCTCGAATACTTGCGCGGGTTCATGCGGTTCTGCGAAGAGTCGGAGTGGATCGAACGGAATCCTGCGAGGGCGATTAAGCCCCCAAAGGTCACCCAATCGCCGACGCTGCCGTTCGAAGAACAGGACGTCAAGCGGGCACTTGAAGCGGCCGACAAGTTGGCGGAATGGGGCTCGTTCGGACCTAAGGTAAAGGCGATGGTGCTCCTCCTGCGTTATTCAGGCTTGCGACTCCAGGATGCTGCTTGTCTTGAGCGCAGTCGGTTGACTGGTGACAAGCTATTTCTCTACACGCAGAAGACAGGCACTCCCGTCTACTGTCCGCTTCCACCAGAAGTGACAAAGGCTCTCGGAGCGTTAGTCAACGAGAGAGCAGAGTATTTTTTCTGGGATGGCAAGAGCGAGCGCGAGACAACGGTAAAGAGCTGGAACCGGGTGTTTCAGAAGCTGTTCTCAACCACCGATCCGCCAGTCGTCGGTGGTCATGCTCATCGGTTCCGAGACACGTTCGCAATTTCGCTGCTCCTGAAAGGCGTCGAGTTATCTCACGTGTCAATCCTGCTCGGGCATAGCTCCGTGAAGGTGACCGAGCGCCACTACTCACCTTGGGTAAGAGCGAGGCAGGAACAACTCGAGGCTGACGTCCGACTGACTTGGGAGCCGACACCGTCACTCCGTCATCGAAAGAAAGCCACCGGTACTCCGAGTGTGAAACAGGGACGCGCCAAGCCAGCCTCTCGAACACAATCGATTCATTGA
- a CDS encoding MarR family winged helix-turn-helix transcriptional regulator has translation MSRPRKPPSPRRASTALPAAGDLFALPCACANIRRLSRQVTRFYDAELRDSGLEVTQFGVLSALNRLGDATHGQLAKGFGMDSTTMTRVMAVLERRGWVARRAGTDRRQRIYQTSPEGREQLDAARAGWRRAQERLRALLGDDTLSALTNATTKLRTIG, from the coding sequence ATGTCACGCCCTCGAAAGCCCCCATCTCCTCGTCGCGCGTCGACAGCGCTTCCGGCGGCCGGCGACCTGTTCGCCCTGCCCTGCGCCTGCGCCAACATCCGGCGGCTGTCGCGACAGGTGACGCGCTTCTACGACGCTGAGCTCCGCGACTCGGGGCTCGAAGTGACGCAGTTTGGCGTGCTGAGCGCGCTCAACCGGCTCGGCGACGCCACGCACGGGCAGTTGGCGAAGGGCTTCGGGATGGACAGCACTACGATGACCCGGGTGATGGCCGTGCTGGAGCGGCGCGGCTGGGTCGCGCGGCGGGCGGGAACCGACCGGCGACAGCGCATCTATCAGACGTCGCCGGAGGGTCGTGAGCAGCTCGACGCCGCGCGCGCCGGGTGGCGCCGCGCACAGGAGCGGCTGCGCGCCCTGCTGGGCGACGACACGCTGTCGGCCCTCACCAACGCCACGACGAAGTTGCGCACGATCGGCTAG